A stretch of the Longimicrobiaceae bacterium genome encodes the following:
- a CDS encoding CheR family methyltransferase, producing the protein MTETEPSLEHLLEYLKRTRGFDFTGYKRSSLARRVDRRMGEVGVTGYDAYLDYLEVHPDEFEQLFNTILINVTAFFRDPDAWEALATEFLPAIVERKGPGEHIRVWSAGCATGQEAYTLVMVLAEMLGIERFKEQVKVYATDVDEDALATARQATYCVRDLEEVPAELRARYFEPRGDRFAFRADLRRMVIFGRHDLVQDAPISQLDLLVCRNALMYFNAEVQARILARFHFALRDGGVIFLGKAEMMRNHASLLAPAHLKARIFTRPPRADAREQALLLGRGRGTGVPEPRLRDAAFGAEPAARIVVDRNGALAMANDAACALFGIAASDVGKPLHSLRVSYSPMELRPRLEEVAAGQRALCVAGVPHTAEDGRKRFYDVQLLPLHDGDLYLGVSVGFTDVTPLHHLQAQLQDARQELEKTYEELRTTNEELKRTVDELETTGEELHTTNEELETMNGELQSTNEELQGTNEELATINDELRQSTHDLGEVNAYMTSILASLRAGVVVLDRQLRVRVWNHRAEELWGVRAGEVEGRPLLDEDIGLAVAKLKAPVRACLEGAEDVQELVLEARNRRGRNIRCRVTCSPLLGRDRDVRGVVLVMEEWAALPTELPRLA; encoded by the coding sequence ATGACCGAGACCGAGCCCTCGCTCGAGCACCTTCTGGAGTATCTCAAGCGGACGCGGGGATTCGACTTCACCGGCTACAAGCGCTCGTCGCTGGCGCGCCGGGTGGACCGCCGGATGGGCGAGGTGGGCGTCACGGGCTACGACGCGTACCTGGACTACCTGGAGGTCCACCCGGACGAGTTCGAGCAGCTGTTCAACACCATTCTCATCAACGTCACCGCCTTCTTCCGCGACCCCGACGCGTGGGAGGCGCTGGCCACGGAGTTCCTGCCCGCCATCGTCGAGCGCAAAGGTCCGGGGGAGCACATCCGCGTCTGGTCCGCCGGGTGCGCAACGGGGCAGGAGGCGTACACGCTGGTGATGGTGCTGGCGGAGATGCTGGGCATCGAGCGCTTCAAGGAGCAGGTGAAGGTCTACGCCACCGACGTGGACGAGGACGCGCTGGCCACCGCCCGGCAGGCCACGTACTGCGTGCGGGACCTGGAGGAGGTGCCGGCGGAGCTGCGGGCGCGGTACTTCGAGCCCCGGGGCGACCGCTTCGCCTTCCGCGCCGACCTGCGCCGCATGGTCATCTTCGGACGGCACGACCTGGTGCAGGATGCGCCCATCTCGCAGCTGGACCTGCTGGTGTGCCGCAACGCGCTCATGTACTTCAACGCCGAGGTGCAGGCGCGCATCCTGGCACGCTTCCACTTCGCCCTGCGCGACGGCGGCGTCATCTTCCTGGGCAAGGCCGAGATGATGCGCAACCACGCCAGCCTGCTCGCGCCCGCGCACCTCAAGGCTCGCATCTTCACCCGCCCCCCGCGCGCGGACGCGCGCGAGCAGGCGCTGCTGCTGGGCCGCGGCCGGGGCACCGGCGTTCCCGAGCCGCGCCTGCGCGACGCGGCGTTCGGCGCGGAGCCCGCCGCGCGCATCGTCGTGGACCGCAACGGCGCGCTGGCGATGGCGAACGACGCGGCCTGCGCCCTCTTCGGCATCGCTGCGAGCGACGTGGGCAAGCCGCTGCACTCGCTGCGCGTGTCGTACTCGCCCATGGAGCTGCGCCCGCGCCTGGAAGAGGTGGCGGCCGGGCAGCGGGCGCTGTGCGTGGCAGGCGTGCCGCACACGGCCGAAGACGGCCGGAAGCGCTTCTACGACGTGCAGCTGCTTCCCCTGCACGACGGCGACCTGTACCTGGGCGTGAGCGTCGGCTTCACCGACGTGACCCCCCTCCACCATCTCCAGGCGCAGCTCCAGGACGCCAGGCAGGAGCTGGAGAAGACGTACGAGGAGCTGCGGACCACCAACGAGGAGCTGAAGCGCACGGTGGACGAGCTGGAGACCACCGGCGAGGAGCTGCACACGACGAACGAGGAGCTGGAGACGATGAACGGCGAGCTCCAGAGCACCAACGAGGAGCTCCAGGGCACCAACGAGGAGCTGGCGACCATCAACGACGAGCTTCGCCAGAGCACCCACGACCTGGGCGAGGTCAACGCCTACATGACCTCCATCCTCGCATCGCTCCGCGCGGGGGTGGTGGTGCTGGACCGGCAGCTGCGGGTGCGCGTGTGGAACCACCGCGCCGAGGAGCTGTGGGGCGTTCGCGCCGGAGAGGTGGAGGGAAGGCCGCTGCTGGACGAGGACATCGGCCTGGCCGTCGCCAAGCTCAAGGCTCCCGTGCGCGCCTGCCTGGAAGGCGCCGAAGACGTGCAGGAGCTGGTGCTGGAGGCGCGCAACCGCCGGGGCCGCAACATCCGCTGCCGCGTCACCTGCTCGCCGCTCCTGGGCCGCGACCGCGACGTGCGCGGCGTCGTCCTGGTGATGGAAGAGTGGGCCGCGCTCCCCACGGAGCTGCCGCGGCTGGCGTAA